The Bacillota bacterium genome segment GTATGTATTTCTGCAATTACGCTAGCTGAACTTGAATACGGAGCAGAAAAAAGTCAACACCGTGAGAGAAACAAAATTGCTTTAGCTGGATTTCTGACTCCTTTAGAAATTTTACCATTCTCTGATAAAGCTGCAGTTAAATTTGGTGAAATTCGTGCAACACTTGAAAAAGAAGGACAGGTTATCGGAGCATATGACTTGCTCATAGGAGCACATGCACTTTCTGAAAATTTAACCCTGGTAACAAATAATACGAAAGAATTTAGTAGAATCCCTAATCTATCTCTTGAAAATTGGGCAGAATAATCTTTATTACC includes the following:
- a CDS encoding type II toxin-antitoxin system VapC family toxin; this encodes MRFMLDTNICIYLIKKKPRKVFDTLMKLKIGDVCISAITLAELEYGAEKSQHRERNKIALAGFLTPLEILPFSDKAAVKFGEIRATLEKEGQVIGAYDLLIGAHALSENLTLVTNNTKEFSRIPNLSLENWAE